A stretch of the Duncaniella dubosii genome encodes the following:
- a CDS encoding alpha/beta hydrolase, which translates to MNAQTVSDSIMRVEAEAFRRGLPEGLQSSQKDAILRAIEGDCEALERVRHGRNSKPPLREGVVTRDLSPTMRLYGPEGVGGALPLLIYFHGGGWTIGSINSCARFCQEVAASGKARVLAVDYRLAPESPYPAGLEDCREAVGFAFGNAAEIGADSDRVFVGGDSSGGNLALATALSGDECCRRLAGVVCFYPVTKAYPDGSASWGDYGSGYGLDADLMEAFNSAYIGHLKGDVAGDVNVGDLSDEALEHLPRTLLVAAGRDILCNQGREFATRVGAQRLTRVEFPQAVHLFITVGGQPEAFRRAVELTVGFIEGE; encoded by the coding sequence ATGAATGCGCAGACGGTTTCCGACAGTATCATGCGTGTTGAGGCTGAGGCTTTTCGTCGCGGACTGCCGGAGGGATTGCAGTCGTCTCAGAAAGATGCCATCCTGCGGGCGATAGAGGGTGATTGCGAGGCGCTGGAGAGGGTGCGCCACGGACGCAATTCGAAGCCTCCGCTACGCGAGGGGGTGGTCACGCGTGACCTCTCTCCGACGATGAGGCTATATGGGCCTGAGGGTGTCGGCGGGGCGCTTCCGCTGCTGATATATTTTCATGGCGGGGGCTGGACGATAGGAAGCATCAACAGTTGTGCACGTTTCTGTCAGGAGGTGGCGGCGAGCGGCAAGGCGAGGGTGCTTGCGGTCGACTATCGACTTGCGCCGGAGTCGCCCTATCCGGCCGGGCTTGAGGATTGCCGCGAGGCCGTGGGCTTTGCTTTCGGGAATGCCGCGGAAATCGGCGCTGATTCCGACAGGGTGTTTGTCGGGGGCGACAGCTCGGGTGGAAATCTCGCGCTGGCTACCGCACTTTCCGGCGACGAGTGTTGCAGGCGGCTCGCAGGTGTGGTGTGTTTCTATCCGGTGACGAAGGCTTATCCTGACGGTTCGGCTTCGTGGGGTGACTACGGGTCGGGCTATGGTCTGGATGCGGATCTGATGGAGGCTTTCAATAGTGCGTATATCGGTCATCTTAAAGGCGATGTCGCGGGCGATGTCAATGTCGGCGACCTGAGTGATGAGGCGCTTGAGCATCTGCCCCGGACTCTGCTTGTGGCTGCCGGGCGCGACATTCTCTGCAATCAAGGACGCGAGTTTGCGACAAGGGTAGGGGCGCAACGGCTGACGAGGGTTGAGTTTCCACAGGCAGTCCACCTTTTCATCACTGTCGGCGGTCAGCCCGAGGCATTCCGCCGGGCTGTCGAACTGACGGTCGGGTTTATAGAAGGGGAGTAG